In the Sphingomonas sp. LM7 genome, one interval contains:
- a CDS encoding GNAT family N-acetyltransferase, producing MSDVRNNEERSRYELVEQGHLAFAEYAIDGEVITFTHTIVPSALQGMGVGSRLIAAALADVRGRGLKIRPQCQFVAAYIARHAEWQDLLV from the coding sequence ATGTCCGACGTACGCAACAACGAAGAACGCAGCCGCTACGAACTGGTCGAGCAGGGCCATCTCGCCTTTGCCGAATATGCCATCGACGGCGAGGTGATCACCTTCACCCACACGATCGTGCCCTCGGCGCTGCAGGGAATGGGCGTAGGCAGCCGGCTGATCGCGGCGGCGCTCGCCGATGTGCGCGGCCGGGGGCTCAAGATCCGTCCGCAATGCCAGTTCGTCGCGGCCTATATCGCCAGGCATGCCGAATGGCAGGATCTGCTGGTCTAA
- a CDS encoding alpha/beta fold hydrolase has product MLIPLGLAGIFALGLAGWSAYVGRKAEELVPAEGKFAEVAGARLHYVDMNPEAEGPAIVMVHGLMGQLRNFSHSLAGRLAADHRVVLVDRPGWGHSSIDGPRPGIAAQAGMIAALIEQLDLEKPLLVGHSMGGAVSLALGIGRPELVRGLALIAPLAQVVDRVPAVFKGLLAPLALRPLLAWTVVVPMGLRTGAATAAAIFAPDPVPADFALAGGGALAMRPKSYMAGSFEVHTAPGEMAALTARYAEMRVPVAILYGRGDAVLDPRLNGERTAAEIPGATVALIDGGHMLPVTHPVETEAWLRQVLQATGGAFTDTV; this is encoded by the coding sequence ATGCTGATACCATTGGGGCTGGCCGGGATCTTCGCATTGGGGCTCGCGGGCTGGTCGGCCTATGTCGGGCGCAAGGCCGAGGAACTGGTGCCCGCCGAGGGCAAGTTCGCCGAAGTCGCCGGTGCGCGGCTCCATTATGTCGACATGAATCCCGAGGCCGAGGGCCCCGCGATCGTGATGGTCCACGGGCTGATGGGCCAGCTCCGCAACTTCTCGCATTCGCTTGCCGGCCGGCTCGCCGCCGATCACCGCGTCGTGCTGGTCGATCGGCCCGGCTGGGGACATTCGTCGATCGATGGGCCCCGGCCGGGTATCGCCGCGCAGGCCGGGATGATCGCCGCGCTGATCGAGCAGCTCGACCTCGAAAAGCCTTTGCTGGTCGGACATTCGATGGGCGGCGCGGTGAGCCTCGCGCTCGGCATTGGTCGCCCCGAGCTGGTTCGCGGGCTCGCGCTGATCGCACCGCTCGCACAGGTCGTCGATAGGGTCCCGGCCGTGTTCAAAGGGCTGCTCGCACCGCTCGCCCTGCGTCCGCTGCTCGCGTGGACCGTGGTGGTGCCTATGGGGCTGCGCACCGGCGCCGCAACCGCCGCGGCGATCTTCGCGCCCGATCCGGTGCCTGCCGATTTCGCGCTTGCCGGCGGTGGTGCGCTCGCGATGCGCCCCAAAAGCTATATGGCGGGATCGTTCGAGGTCCACACCGCGCCGGGCGAAATGGCGGCGCTGACCGCGCGCTATGCCGAGATGCGCGTGCCGGTGGCGATTCTCTACGGCCGCGGCGACGCGGTGCTCGATCCGCGGCTGAATGGCGAGCGGACCGCCGCCGAGATCCCCGGCGCGACAGTAGCGTTGATCGACGGCGGCCATATGCTTCCCGTGACGCACCCTGTGGAGACGGAAGCGTGGCTCCGGCAGGTGCTTCAGGCGACCGGCGGCGCGTTTACCGATACCGTCTGA
- a CDS encoding ABC transporter ATP-binding protein/permease — MPPMNSESAPERPLLATMRRFLPYLWPKDSPGLRARIVIALVLVVISKLIQVYGAPFALQGAIDRMASGSRDAVWLVTALVVGYAAARLGGVLFDNLRNAVFEKVGQDATRRLASDVFAHLHRLSLRFHLERRTGAITKVVERGTKSIDTMLYFLLFNIAPTILELGLVIGIFWTRFGHWLVAGTVTMVVVYIAFTRWVTDWRSKLREQMNDLDTGAVAHAVDSLLNFETVKYFNAEAREAARYDKAMTSYMKAAVTSENSLAWLNIGQALITNAMLGAGMALIVWGWSTGRFTAGDVVLVSTLLSQLFRPLDMLGWVYRTIRQGVIDMGSMFDLIDTQEEIADSPGATPLDVARGHVRFENVEFSYDPDRQILKGIDLDIPAGATVAVVGPSGAGKSTLARLMYRFYDVTDGRITIDGQDIRAVTQASLRAAIGIVPQDTVLFNDTIGYNIAYGREGADSDEVAAAARGAAIAGFIQSLPDGFDTRVGERGLKLSGGEKQRVAIARTLVKNPPILILDEATSALDSRTEADIQATLEAIERGRTTIVIAHRLSTVVHADRIVVLEAGRVAEQGTHAELLRHDGLYAEMWARQAQEREAGEELAAE, encoded by the coding sequence ATGCCTCCCATGAATTCTGAATCCGCGCCCGAGCGGCCGCTGCTCGCGACGATGCGGCGCTTCCTGCCCTATCTGTGGCCGAAGGATTCGCCCGGGCTGCGCGCACGTATCGTGATCGCACTGGTCCTGGTGGTGATCTCCAAGCTGATCCAGGTCTATGGAGCGCCCTTCGCGCTGCAGGGTGCGATCGACCGGATGGCGAGCGGATCGCGCGACGCGGTGTGGCTGGTGACCGCGCTGGTGGTGGGATATGCCGCCGCTCGGCTGGGCGGCGTACTGTTCGACAATCTGCGCAACGCCGTGTTCGAAAAGGTCGGGCAGGACGCCACGCGCCGGCTGGCGTCGGACGTGTTCGCGCATCTCCACCGGCTGAGCCTGCGCTTCCATCTGGAACGGCGCACCGGCGCGATCACCAAGGTGGTCGAGCGCGGCACCAAGAGCATCGATACGATGCTGTATTTCCTGCTGTTCAACATCGCCCCGACCATCCTCGAACTCGGGCTGGTGATCGGCATTTTCTGGACGCGGTTCGGTCATTGGCTGGTGGCCGGCACGGTGACAATGGTGGTTGTTTATATCGCCTTCACCCGTTGGGTGACGGACTGGCGATCGAAGCTGCGCGAGCAGATGAACGACCTCGATACCGGCGCAGTGGCACACGCAGTCGATTCGCTGCTCAACTTCGAAACGGTGAAGTACTTCAACGCCGAAGCGCGCGAGGCCGCGCGCTACGACAAGGCGATGACGTCGTACATGAAGGCGGCGGTCACTTCCGAGAACTCGCTCGCCTGGCTCAACATTGGCCAAGCGCTGATCACCAACGCGATGCTCGGCGCCGGCATGGCGCTGATCGTCTGGGGCTGGAGCACGGGCCGGTTCACCGCGGGCGACGTCGTGCTCGTCTCTACGCTGCTCAGCCAGCTATTCCGCCCGCTGGACATGCTCGGCTGGGTCTATCGCACGATCCGCCAGGGCGTGATCGACATGGGCAGCATGTTCGACCTGATCGATACGCAGGAGGAGATCGCAGATTCGCCCGGGGCGACACCGCTTGACGTCGCGCGTGGGCACGTCCGCTTCGAGAACGTCGAATTCAGCTATGATCCCGACCGGCAGATTCTGAAGGGCATCGACCTCGACATTCCCGCGGGTGCAACCGTGGCCGTGGTCGGCCCCTCCGGCGCGGGCAAGTCCACGCTGGCGCGGCTGATGTACCGTTTCTACGACGTCACCGATGGTCGGATCACGATCGACGGGCAGGACATTCGCGCCGTGACTCAGGCGAGCCTTCGCGCGGCGATCGGCATCGTCCCGCAGGACACGGTACTGTTCAACGACACGATCGGCTACAACATCGCCTATGGCCGCGAGGGCGCCGACTCCGACGAAGTTGCAGCGGCTGCGCGCGGTGCCGCGATCGCCGGGTTCATCCAGTCGCTTCCCGACGGCTTCGACACGCGCGTCGGGGAGCGCGGGCTCAAGCTTTCGGGTGGCGAGAAGCAGCGCGTCGCGATCGCGCGGACGCTGGTCAAGAACCCGCCGATCCTGATCCTCGACGAAGCGACCAGCGCACTCGACAGCCGCACTGAGGCCGATATTCAGGCGACGCTGGAAGCGATCGAGCGCGGTCGCACCACGATCGTGATCGCCCATCGCCTGTCGACCGTGGTCCATGCCGACCGCATCGTCGTGCTGGAAGCAGGCCGCGTCGCCGAGCAGGGCACGCATGCCGAGTTGCTCCGGCACGATGGCCTGTATGCCGAGATGTGGGCGCGCCAGGCGCAGGAACGCGAAGCCGGCGAAGAACTCGCGGCGGAGTGA